The Oscillatoria salina IIICB1 genome has a segment encoding these proteins:
- the psbC gene encoding photosystem II reaction center protein CP43, with product MVTLSNSTMVAGAGRDQESSGFAWWAGNARLINLSGKLLGAHVAHAGLIVFWAGAMTLFEVAHFIPEKPMYEQGLILIPHLATLGWGVGPGGEVIDTFPYFVVGVLHLISSAVLGLGGIYHAVRGPEVLEEYSSFFGYDWKDKDKMTSIIGFHLIILGIGALLLVFKATFFGGVYDTWAPGGGDVRIISNPTLNPAVIFGYLLKSPFGGDGSIVSVNNMEDIIGGHIWIGLLCIAGGIFHILTKPFGWARRAFIWSGEAYLSYSLGALSLMGFIASFYVWFNNTAYPSEFYGPTNAEASQAQSFVFLARDQALGANIASTQGPTGLGKYLMRSPTGEIIFGGETMRFWDFRGPWLEPLRGPNGLDIDKLRNDIQPWQLRRAAEYMTHAPNGSLNSVGGIITEPNSFNYVNPRAWLATSHFVLAFFFLVGHFWHAGRARAAAAGFERGIDRTNEPVLSMPNLD from the coding sequence CTGGTAAGCTTTTGGGCGCTCACGTCGCTCACGCTGGCTTGATTGTCTTCTGGGCTGGTGCGATGACTTTGTTTGAAGTCGCTCACTTTATCCCAGAAAAGCCTATGTACGAACAAGGCTTAATTTTGATTCCTCACCTGGCTACCCTCGGTTGGGGTGTAGGTCCTGGTGGCGAAGTAATCGATACATTCCCTTATTTTGTCGTTGGCGTATTGCACTTGATTTCTTCCGCCGTTCTCGGTTTGGGAGGTATTTATCACGCGGTACGCGGTCCGGAAGTATTAGAAGAATATTCTTCTTTCTTCGGTTACGACTGGAAAGATAAAGACAAAATGACCAGTATTATCGGTTTCCACTTGATTATTTTGGGAATCGGTGCATTGCTACTGGTGTTTAAAGCCACTTTCTTTGGCGGCGTATACGACACTTGGGCACCAGGTGGCGGTGATGTGCGGATTATTAGCAATCCAACGTTGAATCCGGCGGTAATCTTTGGTTACTTGCTGAAGTCTCCTTTTGGTGGCGATGGCTCGATTGTCAGCGTTAACAATATGGAAGATATTATTGGCGGTCACATCTGGATTGGTCTGTTGTGCATCGCTGGCGGTATTTTCCATATTCTTACCAAGCCTTTTGGTTGGGCGCGTCGCGCTTTCATCTGGTCTGGTGAAGCTTATCTTTCTTATAGCTTGGGCGCTCTGTCCTTAATGGGCTTCATTGCTTCTTTCTATGTTTGGTTCAATAACACCGCTTATCCGAGTGAGTTTTATGGTCCGACTAATGCAGAAGCTTCTCAAGCTCAATCTTTTGTCTTCTTAGCACGAGACCAAGCTTTGGGTGCGAATATTGCTTCTACCCAAGGTCCCACTGGTTTAGGTAAGTATCTGATGCGCTCTCCCACTGGTGAAATTATCTTCGGTGGTGAAACTATGCGTTTCTGGGACTTCCGCGGTCCTTGGCTAGAACCTTTACGCGGTCCAAATGGTTTGGATATTGACAAGCTAAGAAATGATATTCAACCTTGGCAATTGCGCCGTGCGGCTGAGTACATGACTCATGCTCCTAACGGTTCGCTCAATTCTGTGGGTGGTATTATTACTGAGCCTAATTCGTTTAACTACGTTAATCCTCGTGCTTGGTTAGCTACTTCTCACTTTGTTTTGGCGTTCTTCTTCTTGGTCGGTCACTTCTGGCACGCAGGTCGCGCTCGTGCTGCGGCTGCTGGTTTTGAACGAGGTATCGATCGCACTAATGAGCCTGTTCTCTCTATGCCTAACCTTGACTA